ATTGGAGATTGCCTCAATCTCCAATCTCCAATTTCCAATCTCTGTTTATGGCTACGCCTCCTTACCCACGCTCGATCATGCCAATCGCAGCAAGATCACGCTGTTCGTGAACGGCCGGCCGGTGCAAGACGCCAAGCTCAGCTATGCCGTGGTGCAGGCGTATCACACGTTGCTGATGACCGGGCGCTATCCGGTCGCAGTCATCCTGGTGCGCGTTCCGCCGGCCGAGGTGGACGTCAATGTGCATCCGGCCAAAGCCGAAGTTCGCTTCCGCGACGCCGACGCCGTGTTCGGCGCCGTGCAGCGCGCCGTGCGACGCGCCTTGCTGGACAACATGACGCCTCCGGCACCGCCATCGCTGCTGAGCCAGTGGCCTAATGACCGTCAGGAGTCGGGCGCTACCGCCCTCGTCGCCACCGACGAGACGCCAAGCATCGTCGAGCCTACGGCCCAGCCGCCGCTGACCGGCAGCGAGGCGTGGGAGCGTGTCGGCATCGCCCGGCAAACCGGCGCGCTTGGCGGGCACGTGCCTGTCACCGATGCTGCCACTTCGAGCGCGCCCATGACCCAACCTTCGCCGCTTAGAACGCAGAACCTGCCGGCGCTGCGCATCCTCGGCCAACTCGCCGAGAGTTACATCCTGGCCGAGGGGCCGGAGGGCTTGTATCTGATAGACCAGCACGCAGCGCACGAGCGCGTGCTATGGGAGCGCCTGCTGGCGCAGCATGAACTCGGCTCGTTGCCGTCACAGACGTTGCTCGACCCTGTGCCGGTGACCGTCCCCGCCGAGAGCGCCTACCTGCTCGAAGGCCAGCGTGATATGTTGCGCGACCTAGGTTTCGAGATCGAACCCTTCGGCGGCAACACTTTCCTTGTGCGGGCCGTGCCGGCGTTGATGATCCAGGATGACATCGCCACGGCGCTGCGCCAGATCGTGGCCGATCTAGAGATGGGGGACGCTGCGCTGCGCAAAGACCTGGAGGCGCGCGTGCTGCGGCGCGTGTGCAAGCGCATGGCGATCAAGGCCGGGCGCGTGCTCTCGTTCGCCGAAATGCAGGCGCTGGTGCGTGACTTAGAGGCGTGCGAATCGCCGCGCACCTGCCCGCATGGTCGCCCGACCATGATCTACATCGGCCTGAAGCAGATCGAGAAAGAGTTTGGCCGGCTGGGGTGAATCAAAGCTCGCGCGGTGGCGGCGCAAGCGCATCGAACTCCGCCCAAAGCGCATCGGGAATGGACACATCAGCCAGCGCCAGGGTTTGCTTCATGCGTTCCGGCCTGCTCATACCGATAATGGTGGACGTGATGTGCGAATCCCACAGCGAGAACTGCAAGGCCGCCGCAGCCAGAGGCACGCCGTAGTACTCGCAAGCCGCTTCCATTTGGCCGGCGCGTTCCACCAGATCGGCATCGGCCTCACTATAGGCATAGCGCGGATAAGCGCTCGGTCCTTTGGCCAGAATGCCGCTGCCATAGGGTGCAGCGTTCAACACAGCGACGCCGCGGGCGTGCGCAAATGTGATTTGCCCAACGGGGCACAGCCGACACAGATCGGGGTGATCATCAGGCCGGTCTTGCCGGGCGGGCGCTTGACCAGCCTGCCTGCTTCGTCGAACCAGGGATTCATCATAGCGCATTAAGTTCGTCGTGCGTCGGCAAGTTCGCGACGCCTTTAAAATCCATTCATGGCGGGACGTGACCGGACTTTCCATGAGGAAGTATCCGACCTGCGAGCCGAAGTCATGGTGATCGGCGTGCTCGCACCTGCGCTGATCCTGAGCTGGGGAACGGCGTTCATCATCCTGTTCGTCTCGTTCCGCAGGCTCGAGTGGTCGCATATCGGATTCGCGCTCTTTCCCCTGGTGCTCGGTTTGATGTGCATCGTGCTCAAGCGACCGCCGACCCTACGCCTCAGCCGATGGGTCTGTGCAGTCGGCCTGGTTGCCTGGGCGATCTTCCTTTTGGCCAATTTGCGCCAGCCTAGTGCGCTGGGCTGGCTGGTGCTCGCCTGTGTGGTCTCGCTGTTCATCGCTGGCGCGGCGGCCGGCTGGGCCAGCGTGTGCGCCGCCGTCGCAGCGCTGATCTGGCTGGCGAACACGGATGAAGTCGCCTGGCTAAACGCGTCTCAGGCCCTGCTCGTCGGTTTGGCCATCGGATGTTCGGTCTGGTTAGCGCACAGCGTATCGCGCGTGCTGTTGCGCACGTTGTCATGGATGCAGCAAGGCTATGTCGAGGCGCGCGAACAGGCGCAACGATTGAGCGAGCGAAGCGCCGAGCTGGCGCTCGCGCTCAAGTCATTGCAACAAACCACGTTCGCGCTGGAGCAAGCCAACGAGCAGTTGCAAATCGCCATGCAGTATGCGGAGGACGCGCGGCGCTCGAAGCAGCGGTTCGCTGCCAACATCAGCCACGAACTGCGCACGCCGCTCAACTTGATCATCGGCTTTTCGGAAGTCTTACTCCACGCACCCGCGACCTACAAAGCGCGGAACATACCTGCTGGCATGTTGTCCGACATCAGCATCATTCACCGCAACGCCAAGCATTTGCTCAACTTGGTGAACGACATCCTCGACCTGAGCCAGATTGACGTGAACCGCATGACCATCGTGCGCGAGCCGGTGCAACTGGGCGACTTCATCGAGAGCGCCCTGGAAGACTTCCGCCAACTGATTCACGAGCGCGGCCTGACGCTGACACTGGAGATAGCCCCAGATTTGCCGACGGTGTATGCCGATCAAACGCGCATCCGCCAGGTGCTGTTGAACCTGGTGGCCAACGCACTCCGATTCACCCAGCGTGGCGGCATCACGATCCGTGCCGAGTTGCGCAGGCCGCATGACGTGCCGGCCGACGACTCGTCACCACCGACGAACGCATCGTCGCCGGAAGTCGTCATTTCCGTCGCCGATACTGGCATCGGCATCGCGCCACACGACCTGAAGCGCATCTTCGAGCCTTTCACGCAACTGGCAGGCCCATCTGACCGACCTCAGGGCGGCACCGGCCTTGGCCTGACCATCAGCAAGGAATTCGTCGAGCTGCATGGGGGACGCATGTGGGTGACCAGCGCAGTCGGTATGGGCAGCACGTTCAGCTTCTCGTTGCCGCTGCACCTCCCTGCACCAGAGGCGACGATGATCACCGCGCGCCGCTCGATCCGGCGCCATGCCATCGGCACGCTCGTTGTTATCGAGTCACGCTCCATCCTCGCGCGCATCCTCGAGCATCGCATCGAGGGCATGGCGATCGTGCACGCTGCATCATTAGCCGATCTGGCCGAACAGCGACTCGAAGCCGCCCCCGAGGCCGTCATCGTCAACCAGCCCATCGCTCCCGGAGAGATCGTAGACACGATGATGCGATTGGTGCCGGAATGGCGACGTACGCCGATCTTCCAATGCTTCGTGCCGGGGCCGGAGGACTATCTGCAGAATCCGCAGGTCTGCGGCTACATCGTCAAGCCGGTGACGCAGGAACAGTTCAACGAGGCAGTACAGCGTATTCTCGAGCGTCGCGCCCAATGTGACGGCAACGGCCTACTGAATGGGGGACGCAACCGCGTTGCGCGCATCCTCCTGATCGAGGATGACGAAGATGCGCTGCGGCTCTTGGGTCGTATGCTGCGCGCCGTGCCATCGTCACTGATCCGGCCATTCGGGTTCGACGTGCTGCTGCCCATCGAAGTGCGCAGCGGCGAGCAGGCTCTCGAGGTGCTGAGGAGTGCCGATGCCGCATCGCTGGCCGGTCTCGTCCTCGATCTGAGCCTGGGTGCTGTGAACGGCTGGGACGTGCTGTGCGCCATGGGAGAGGACGAGCGGACGCAACGCCTGCCGGTGTGCATCGTCAGCGGCCAACAGATGCAGAACGATCCGCTGACCGCGTCGCATCTGACGCTGATCAAGCCAGGCGGGTTAACAGCGCGTGAACTCGTGCAAAGCATCACTGCTTTGCTGCCGATTGCGTCGCCAGGGCTACCTCCGCTCGCCGAGCGAGCGGCCGAGCCGGTGACGATGTGGCCCGCAGCGTCGTCAGCAGCTCCTCAGCCGTGAAGGGCTTCGGCAATACAGCCGTTGCGCCGAGGGCGCACGCCAGCTCGTCCTGGTGCAGCACCGAACTGATGATGATCGGGATGCGCGCCGTCTCGGGATGCGCCCTAAGCAGCGTGAGCAACTCCCAACCATCGCGCTGCGGCAGCATCACGTCGAGCAGGATACAGGCCGGTTGCAATGACGTCACGACACGCAGCGCCTCGTCAACGCTCGTCGCCGATACCAGGTCGAATTCCGCGCTGCCCTCCAGGTAACGCCCGACAAGCCGAATGGCGTCGGGGTCGTCATCAATCATCAGTACGCAGCGTTTGCTAGAGGTGTTCAGGCGCAGCGTCAGGCGCAACCTTGCGTCCGCTGGCTGAAGCTCAACGCGCACACCGGCCATCTCGGCCAAGCTTCGCACGGTGTTCAACTGTTCGGTGGCGTCGGCACTCGACGGCCGCTCCAGCTTCAGCATCAGTGCATCGTCCTCCGCGACGAGCTCGATGCGCAGCGTCGTGCCCTGGATGTCGCTCAGCAGCCAGGTCAGCGCGCTGATGATCAATTGGCGGATGACCATCGGGTCGCCATACAAAGCCGGCAGGCCGTCGGTGATAGCGACATTCACCGTGAGGTCTTGTCGTTCGAGCAAGGGTTCCAACAGCGCCAGCGATCTGCGCAACAGTTCTTCGCAGCGCAGGTAATCCTTGGGCGGCACCGGCGCGTGCCAAGGCGCAGCAGGGACGGCCGGCTGGGCTAGCTGAGACCATTCCTCGGTGAAGAGCAGCGCCGCGATGACGCGCACGCCTTTGGCTAGCTCGCGTCGGAGCTGCCGCACGCTGAGGTTGAGTTGTGCGGCCACCTCCGCCTGCGGCAGCCCCTGCACGTAAATCAGGTTCAGGACGTTATACCGTCGCCAGGCCGGCGCGTGAATGGACATGTCCGCTGGCGGACGGATGGACTCGATCGCGCGCAGCAAGCGCTGCTGAGCCTGCAGGGCGTTGGTAAATCGCGCCTGGGCGCTGATATGCCTGGCCAAAAAGTCCAGGTCGAAGAGGTTGGCCAGCGCCTTACGCGTCCATGTCACAGCATCGTCGCTCGCCAAATTCGTGTTCATCAGGTGAAATGTCCTCAGATAGTCCTAAATCTGTCCGCCAGCCGATTGACACAGGAATGGGTACAGACTACATTGACATGTGCAGCAGGCTTGCCTGCATTGTAGACAAGCGCAGTGCTCGCACGGGAGAGATTTTATCGGTTCCTCAGGAGGTATAGAAGATGAGTCCACGTAAGACGCTTACCCGACGACAATTCGTCCGTCTGACAGCCGGCGCATCGGCGCTGGCCGCTTACATGGCTGCCTGCCAGGCCGCGCCCCAGACGGCGCCACCCGCGCAACCGGCTGCTCCCGCCGCCGAAGAGAAGCCGACCGATGCCGCGCCTGCGCCGGCGAGCGAACCTATCACGCTGCAGCGCTATGCCTCGATGGAAAAAGATCACTTCCCGCTCTTCGAGGCGCAACGCAAGCAATTCAAAGAGAAGAACCCCAACGTCACCATCGAGGAAGTTGGCGTGCCGTGGAGCGAATACATCACTAAGGTTCGCGTGCTGCTGAACAGCGGCGAAGTCCCCGATATCTTCTGGTTCATGCGCTTTGGACAGTGGGACCCAGGCATCGAAGCGGCCACTTATATCAAAGAAGAGATCATCGCCGACGTCACCGACATCTTCGACACCAAAGCTGCCAAGACTTTCCAGAACATCGTGGACGCCGGCAAGGTGGATGGCAAGTTGGTCGGCATGCCCTTCGAGGTGTTCTCCGACGGCGTGAACTGGATGTATAACGAGAGCATCCTAAACAAGACCGGCCTGCAGCCACTGCCACAGAATCCGTCGTTCACCCAACTCAACGACTTTCTCACCGAGGCCAAGGACAAGGTTGGCAGCGACGAGTTTGCGATGGGACCCGGCTCCTGGCAGTTCTGGAGCGCGTTCATGGCGGCTAGCGCGAATCAACCGGGCTTCCATGGGATGGTCAACGAAGATGCCACCCAGTCCATCATCGCCAACGAAGCGAACGTCAAGACGGTCGTCATGCTGGCCAAGTTCTATCGCACGCACGTGCTGGCGCGCGGCGATGCCGCTCCGCCGCACCTCGACGGGATGCTCAGCGGCAAAGTGATGATCGCCCCGATGTCCACCTGGTCGCCTACGCAGATGAACACCGCAGCTTTCGAGTATGGATCGCACTCCGGGCCGCGCTACGAAGGTGTCGAGCCGCGCGTGGACGGCTACACAGGCATCAACTTCTGGACCTTCGCGCGCGACTCCAAGCATCCAAAAGAGGCGGCCGACTTCTGCTACTTCTGCGGTGCCCAAGAGGGCCTGGACATTTGGGCCGGCTCAGGCCGCTTCGCTCCGACGGATAAATACACCGTGGATGACTACGTCCGGTTCTCCAGGAATAACAATCAGCTCGGTGAACGCGAGAAAGGCTTCCGTGCGGCAGTCACCACCAACTTTGATGTCGTGAGGCATCTGAAGACATGGCCGGTGCCGCCCAAAGCTTATTGGGGACAGTTCCTGAGTAAGCTGAACGAGGTGTTGGAGGAGGTCGTCCAGGGCAAGACCGACGATGAAGCGCGCATCGCCGAGCTGCTGAAGGTGGCTCAGGAAGAGACGAACAAGGTGTTGGCGGGCACCGCGGCATAGCGGCATCGGCGATCGAACATTAGTGCGGGATTAGGCTTCTCAGACCCCAAGGCGCTGCAGGCGTCTTGGGTTTGAGGCCGTGAGCGAACCGGCGACGGCGCGA
The window above is part of the Candidatus Roseilinea sp. genome. Proteins encoded here:
- the mutL gene encoding DNA mismatch repair protein MutL, which translates into the protein MPIHILPDALVARIAAGEVVERPASVVKELVENAIDAGATDIRIECAEGGKRLIRVTDNGSGIPAAEAALAFAHHATSKLARADDLAEIHTLGFRGEALASIASVSQVTCITRHADEAGGTLLRFDGGRLITQERIGRTPGTTMTVEHLFARVPARLKFLKSTQTERGHIDGVVTRYALAYPHIRFTLVHDGRVNFQSLGTGNLRDVLVEVYGADATAQMVEVGDAGHMRDWRLEIASISNLQFPISVYGYASLPTLDHANRSKITLFVNGRPVQDAKLSYAVVQAYHTLLMTGRYPVAVILVRVPPAEVDVNVHPAKAEVRFRDADAVFGAVQRAVRRALLDNMTPPAPPSLLSQWPNDRQESGATALVATDETPSIVEPTAQPPLTGSEAWERVGIARQTGALGGHVPVTDAATSSAPMTQPSPLRTQNLPALRILGQLAESYILAEGPEGLYLIDQHAAHERVLWERLLAQHELGSLPSQTLLDPVPVTVPAESAYLLEGQRDMLRDLGFEIEPFGGNTFLVRAVPALMIQDDIATALRQIVADLEMGDAALRKDLEARVLRRVCKRMAIKAGRVLSFAEMQALVRDLEACESPRTCPHGRPTMIYIGLKQIEKEFGRLG